One Hemitrygon akajei chromosome 11, sHemAka1.3, whole genome shotgun sequence DNA segment encodes these proteins:
- the emp2 gene encoding epithelial membrane protein 2: MLVLLGFILIFHIATAALLFIATIDNAWWKNDISSTDIWQTCYYNNSVCNDKTTSNYGDCIKAIQATMCLSVIFCCISFIVFVVQLFRLQKGQRFYIAGTLQLLSSLCVMIAASIYTDQEQNFHKNLHAGYYGYSFILAWIAFAFTFISGVMYIVLRKRK; this comes from the exons ATGTTGGTGCTCCTGGGATTTATTCTCATCTTTCACATAGCAACAGCAGCATTGCTCTTCATTGCCACGATAGATAAT GCCTGGTGGAAAAATGACATCAGCAGCACTGATATATGGCAAACGTGCTACTACAATAATTCCGTATGCAATGACAAAACTACTTCCAATTACGGAG ATTGCATCAAGGCAATACAGGCGACAATGTGTCTGTCGGTGATCTTCTGCTGTATTTCATTCATTGTCTTCGTTGTTCAACTGTTCCGGCTGCAGAAGGGTCAACGATTTTACATTGCTGGAACCCTGCAACTACTTTCAA gcCTCTGTGTAATGATTGCAGcttccatctacacagaccaggAGCAAAACTTCCATAAAAATTTGCATGCAGGATACTATGGATACTCCTTTATTCTAGCCTGGATCGCATTTGCTTTCACTTTTATTAGTGGTGTAATGTACATTGTTTTACGGAAACGCAAATAG